The Hippoglossus hippoglossus isolate fHipHip1 chromosome 2, fHipHip1.pri, whole genome shotgun sequence genome includes a region encoding these proteins:
- the LOC117777392 gene encoding gap junction gamma-1 protein-like translates to MSWSFLTRLLDEISNHSTFVGKIWLTVLIVFRIVLTAVGGETIYYDEQSKFVCNTQQPGCENVCYDAFAPLSHVRFWIFQVIMITTPTIMYLGFAMHKIARMDDSEYRPTCTQRKRRMPIVSRGAVRDYEEAEDNGEEDPMIAEEIEPDKPDKPEKSAEKKHDGRRRIMRDGLMKVYICQLLWRSSFEVAFLFGQYILYGFEVIPSYVCTRSPCPHTVDCFVSRPTEKTIFLLVMYVVSFLCLLLTLLEIVHLGIGGIRDTFRSRATLNARTSQPPSSMPTAPPGYHATMKKEKLKKGLRHSPIADSGRESFGDVASSSRELERLRRHLKLAHQHLDLAYQAEEGSPSRSSSPEVNTPAQTAAEQNRLNFAQEKQGEASEKGIHA, encoded by the exons ATGAGCTGGAGCTTCCTCACCCGTCTGCTGGACGAGATCTCCAACCACTCCACCTTCGTGGGGAAGATCTGGCTGACGGTGCTCATCGTCTTCCGCATCGTGCTGACGGCGGTCGGCGGTGAAACCATCTACTACGATGAGCAGAGTAAATTTGTCTGCAACACGCAGCAGCCCGGGTGTGAGAACGTGTGCTACGATGCGTTCGCACCACTCTCACACGTTCGATTCTGGATCTTTCAG GTCATCATGATCACCACCCCAACCATCATGTACCTGGGATTCGCCATGCACAAGATCGCCCGCATGGACGACAGCGAGTACCGACCGACCTGCacccagaggaagaggaggatgccCATCGTCAGCCGAGGAGCCGTCCGTGACTACGAGGAGGCGGAGGACAACGGCGAGGAAGACCCCATGATCGCTGAGGAGATCGAACCTGACAAACCCGACAAGCCAGAGAAAA GTGCAGAGAAGAAGCATGACGGTCGGCGGAGGATCATGCGTGACGGCCTGATGAAAGTCTACATCTGCCAGCTGCTGTGGCGCTCGTCCTTCGAGGTCGCCTTCCTGTTTGGCCAGTACATCCTGTACGGCTTCGAGGTGATCCCCTCCTATGTCTGCACTCGCTCCCCGTGCCCGCACACGGTGGACTGCTTCGTGTCGCGCCCCACGGAGAAGACCATCTTCCTGCTGGTGATGTACGTGGTGtccttcctctgcctgctcctCACCCTCCTGGAAATCGTCCACCTGGGGATCGGCGGGATCCGCGACACCTTCCGCAGTCGGGCTACTCTCAACGCTCGAACCTCGCAGCCGCCCTCCTCCATGCCGACGGCGCCGCCAGGATACCACGCCACCATGAAGAAGGAGAAACTAAAAAAAGGGTTAAGGCATTCGCCCATAGCCGACTCCGGGAGGGAGAGTTTTGGGGACGTGGCGAGCTCGTCCAGGGAGCTGGAGCGGCTGAGGAGGCACCTGAAGCTGGCGCACCAGCACCTGGACCTGGCCTACCAGGCAGAGGAAGGGAGCCCGTCACGGAGCAGCAGCCCGGAGGTCAACACGCCCGCACAGACCGCCGCCGAGCAGAACCGCCTCAACTTTGCCCAGGAGAAACAGGGAGAGGCCAGCGAGAAAG GAATACATGCCTGA